The Rhododendron vialii isolate Sample 1 chromosome 8a, ASM3025357v1 genome has a window encoding:
- the LOC131335803 gene encoding uncharacterized protein LOC131335803: MDFQWLHHLLSIYLSLTIAMSKSFLFFLSYLKRFPFIVTILDALLSIFYRFHGLSPCTVDLDDQTTMHYWTATHRRFNKPSLVLVHGYGSTAKWQFYRQVGQLSRTFNLYLPGLLFFGDSYTNRDDRTEVFQARCVCEGLKRLGVERFSLYAISYGGWVGYRMAEMYPEMVEKVVIVSSGVGLTEEQKEEHLSKVGMDVRDLFCPEKPEHLRSLVNLTMHKSKMGKWLPDFFLNEYIRVKCKKYRKERIELVEYLLAKKADSQLPILTQETLLIWGDQDKVFPPYLAYQLQRHLGPKSKVEIIKGIGHAANIEAADDLNDLIESFVLS, from the exons ATGGATTTCCAATGGCTTCACCATCTCCTTTCCATCTACCTCTCCCTCACAATCGCCatgtcaaaatcatttctcttctttttatccTATCTCAAACGCTTCCCCTTCATCGTAACAATCCTCGATGCTCTCCTATCGATCTTCTACCGTTTTCACGGCCTGTCACCATGCACCGTGGACTTAGACGACCAGACCACGATGCACTACTGGACCGCCACCCACAGGCGGTTCAATAAGCCCAGTCTGGTCTTGGTCCACGGATATGGCAGCACTGCAAAATGGCAGTTCTATCGCCAGGTGGGCCAACTGTCTCGAACCTTCAACTTGTACTTACCGGGGTTGCTGTTTTTCGGGGACTCATACACGAACAGGGACGACCGGACGGAGGTGTTCCAAGCAAGGTGCGTGTGCGAGGGGCTGAAGAGATTGGGCGTGGAGAGGTTCTCGCTGTATGCGATCAGCTACGGCGGATGGGTGGGGTATCGGATGGCAGAGATGTATCCGGAGATGGTGGAGAAGGTTGTGATCGTGAGCAGCGGCGTCGGGCTTACGGAGGAGCAGAAGGAAGAGCACCTGAGCAAGGTTGGGATGGACGTTCGGGATTTGTTTTGTCCGGAGAAGCCCGAGCATCTACGGTCCCTGGTGAATCTGACCATGCACAAGTCCAAAATGGGCAAGTGGCTCCCGGATTTCTTCCTCAACGAATACATCAGa GTGAAGTGTAAGAAGTATAGGAAGGAGAGAATAGAGCTGGTGGAATACCTTTTGGCAAAGAAAGCAGATTCTCAACTCCCCATTCTAACTCAG GAAACACTACTTATTTGGGGTGATCAGGACAAAGTCTTCCCTCCATATTTGGCCTATCAATTGCAAAG GCATTTGGGTCCGAAATCGAAGGTAGAGATAATCAAGGGAATTGGACATGCAGCTAATATTGAAGCTGCTGATGACCTGAACGATTTGATCGAGTCATTTGTTTTAAGTTAG
- the LOC131335805 gene encoding transcription initiation factor TFIID subunit 9: MADGDEDMPRDAKIVKTLLKSMGVDEYEPRVVHQFLELWYRYVVDVLTDAQVYSEHAGKAAIDCDDVKLAIQSKVNFSFSQPPPREVLLELARNRNKIPLPRSIAGPGIPLPPEQDTLISPNYQLAIPRKRPAQPVEEMEEDEESVDPNSNPPQEQKTELPQDAPQRVSFPLGAKRLRQSSQ; the protein is encoded by the exons ATGGCAGATGGAGATGAGGACATGCCAAGGGACGCAAAGATTGTAAAAACACTGCTGAAATCAATGGGAGTGGATGAGTATGAACCTCGTGTTGTGCATCAGTTCCTGGAGCTGTGGTATCGTTACGTCGTCGATGTACTGACAGATGCACAGGTGTATTCTGAGCATGCCGGAAAAGCTGCAATTGACTGCGATGATGTCAAACTTGCCATTCAATCAAAAGTCAATTTCAGTTTCTCTCAACCCCCACCTCGAGAG GTCCTGCTGGAGTTGGCAAGGAACAGGAACAAAATCCCGTTGCCAAGATCAATAGCGGGGCCGGGAATTCCGCTACCACCTGAGCAGGACACATTGATCAGTCCCAACTACCAACTCGCAATCCCCAGGAAGCGACCTGCACAGCCAGTGGAAGAGATGGAGGAGGATGAAGAGAGTGTTGATCCTAATTCGAACCCTCCCCAAGAACAGAAGACAGAGTTGCCACAAGATGCTCCTCAACGGGTATCATTTCCCCTTGGAGCTAAACGTCTGCGACAAAGTTCACAATGA
- the LOC131335804 gene encoding probable GTP diphosphokinase RSH2, chloroplastic, which yields MVVPAIALYSTPPYDLESTGRSPPSAPKPAVGGLTCLFSSQPPPSVKHDRGNELSATSSFRSSNGGNEEFASPWHDRGSEFPATSSFRSCYSPWGSYSSLKRDHSPASVFHGPTSCSSSSNLSSSSLPLRIGREKSSSYSHSLFSGFVTHALGSCVDYDLSNDSIDSTSVMREELPFSMEGDVAESSGGTCADELLLGAQLRHKIFSEDLVVKAFYEAEKAHRGQVRVSGGPYLQHCVETAVLLAAIGANSTVVAAGLLHDTLDDSSMSYDHIYLTFGAEVADLVEGVSKLSQLSKLARENDIASKTVEADRLHTMFLAMEDARAVLIKLADRLHNMMTLDALNVVKQQRFAKETLEIFAPLANRLGIFSWKEQLENLCFKYLYPDQHKKLSSELVNTFDRAMITSAEEKLGQALEDAAICYDVLKGRHKSLYSIYAKMLKKKLTMDKIHDIYGLRLIVEKEEDCYKALRVVHQLWSQVPGKLKDYINDPKPNGYRSLHTVVQGEGMVPLEIQIRTQEMHLQAEFGIAAHWRYKEGDCKLSSFVLQMVEWHRWVLSWQCETMSKDRSSVQFADSIKPPCTFPSHSEDCPYSYKPSHSPDGPVFVIVLENDKMSVQELPANLTVQDLMERVGQGNFRWSPDGFPVKEELRPRLNHESVGDPTCKLKMGDVVELTPAIPVKALTEYREQIQRMYNTASTSEHDHNSTVGQRS from the exons ATGGTGGTACCGGCCATAGCACTGTATTCCACCCCGCCGTACGACCTCGAATCCACCGGCCGATCTCCGCCGTCAGCCCCAAAGCCGGCTGTCGGCGGCCTCACGTGCCTTTTCTCGTCGCAGCCGCCGCCGTCGGTGAAGCACGACAGAGGCAACGAATTGAGCGCGACGTCGTCGTTTCGCTCTTCCAATGGCGGCAACGAAGAGTTCGCGTCCCCGTGGCACGACAGAGGCAGCGAATTCCCCGCGACGTCGTCGTTTCGCTCCTGCTACTCCCCGTGGGGATCGTACTCATCTCTGAAGCGCGATCACAGCCCCGCGTCGGTTTTCCATGGCCCCACCTCGTGCAGTAGCAGTAGTAACCTATCATCATCATCTCTACCGTTGAGAATTGGGCGCGAAAAGAGTTCTAGTTATAGTCATAGTTTGTTTAGTGGGTTTGTTACGCACGCGTTAGGGTCTTGTGTGGATTACGATTTGAGTAACGATTCGATAGATTCGACGTCGGTGATGAGGGAAGAGCTGCCGTTTAGCATGGAGGGTGATGTTGCGGAGTCGAGTGGTGGAACTTGTGCTGATGAATTGTTATTGGGTGCACAGTTGAGGCACAAGATATTTAGTGAAGATTTGGTTGTTAAGGCTTTTTATGAAGCTGAGAAGGCTCATAGAGGGCAG GTTCGAGTAAGTGGGGGTCCTTATTTACAGCATTGCGTCGAAACAGCGGTGTTGCTTGCAGCTATTGGAGCGAACTCAACGGTGGTTGCTGCGGGCCTTTTACATGACACGCTTGATGATTCTTCTATGAGTTACGACCACATTTACCTGACATTTGGAGCTGAGGTTGCGGATTTGGTTGAAGGG GTATCTAAGCTTAGTCAACTGAGCAAGCTTGCCCGTGAAAATGATATAGCAAGTAAAACTGTTGAGGCAGATCGCCTGCACACCATGTTCCTTGCAATGGAAGATGCCAGGGCAGTTCTCATAAAGCTGGCGGATCGCTTGCATAATATGATGACGCTTGATGCCTTAAATGTGGTCAAGCAACAGAGATTCGCGAAGGAAACATTGGAAATCTTTGCTCCTTTAGCCAACCGTTTGGGGATCTTTAGTTGGAAAGAGCAACTTGAAAACCTATGTTTCAAATATCTCTACCCAGACCAGCACAAAAAACTCTCCTCCGAACTTGTGAACACCTTTGACCGGGCAATGATTACTTCTGCTGAAGAAAAATTAGGTCAGGCACTTGAGGATGCAGCCATCTGTTACGATGTGCTAAAAGGGAGGCACAAAAGCTTGTATAGCATCTATGCCAAGATGTtgaa AAAGAAGCTGACGATGGATAAAATTCATGATATTTATGGGCTACGATTGATTGTTGAAAAAGAGGAAGATTGTTACAAGGCATTGAGAGTTGTTCACCAGTTGTGGTCTCAAGTACCTGGGAAGTTGAAGGACTACATAAATGATCCCAAGCCCAATGG GTACAGATCTCTACACACGGTAGTGCAGGGCGAGGGAATGGTTCCTCTTGAAATTCAGATTCGAACACAAGAGATGCATTTACAAGCCGAGTTTGGCATTGCGGCTCACTGGAGATACAAAGAAGGTGATTGTAAACTCTCTTCTTTTGTGCTTCAAATGGTTGAGTGGCACCGTTGGGTTCTCTCCTGGCAGTGTGAGACAATGAGCAAGGATCGATCATCAGTTCAATTTGCAGATTCCATTAAACCACCCTGCACATTCCCTTCTCATTCTGAAGATTGCCCTTATTCCTATAAGCCTAGTCACAGCCCGGATGGACCTGTATTTGTCATCGTGCTGGAAAATGACAAG ATGTCGGTGCAGGAGCTTCCAGCAAACTTGACGGTCCAGGATTTGATGGAAAGAGTTGGGCAAGGGAACTTCAGATGGTCTCCGGATGGATTTCCCGTTAAGGAAGAGTTGAGACCAAGGTTGAACCATGAGTCAGTGGGTGATCCAACCTGCAAACTAAAAATGGGGGATGTAGTGGAGCTCACTCCAGCAATACCTGTTAAGGCTTTGACAGAGTACAGGGAACAGATCCAGCGCATGTACAATACTGCATCCACCTCCGAACATGACCATAATAGCACAGTTGGCCAGAGAAGTTGA